From Nicotiana tabacum cultivar K326 chromosome 20, ASM71507v2, whole genome shotgun sequence, one genomic window encodes:
- the LOC142174898 gene encoding uncharacterized protein LOC142174898, with product MSKIPIMLKSNGNWDNYDRFRDFEVDVIVVDDNANYGILSSTIAEQLSIDTSDKIIEIKYIVNENCPPIEIRNDMGVRAYMETKKENKNLGSYPLCISVRDFNMELAINNESTSAGSSGSLNLLEFPSSPAIEEYQSEIITESTQTYIEEGQVYQDKQTVAAAMKNYSVMHKFQFRVKRSSHRSYWLICVAESCKWHFKATSINDSAMFKIRSFSRQHTCCLMDETFIQRKRTAAVLGSMVVPKYCDPKTVYTPKDIQTDMLSEHGLNLSYMQAWRAKEKALQFLRGNPCDSYNKLPKYFYILEKNYPCFVVKLKKAADDCFLYAFVALCTSINGWQHCRPVVVVDGTFLKSAYRGIMLTASTMDATGTIFPLAYAVVDSENDASWKWFFEQFKEAYGERPSMCVVSDRHETRSYTMDEFNERMLKIEEVDLRVKSYLYDIGYHRWSRVHATVNRTFTMTSNIAESLNAVTKDAREFPIFDLFEYMRTLLERWTKEKLSKAKGTFTYLGHKYNKELEDNSTLSQKLRVRASTDHIHTVLDGVKRYIVCLENKKCSCGQFQLDELPCAHALAALRHRNETYENYCSPYYTRKSLLLTYEMPVNPLPDEGKWDVPQHILDEVVKPPAGDKRQLGSPHKERYKTFDEIKSKKYKVSCGNCGGEGHNKRTCKNAPKKK from the exons ATGTCAAAAATCCCAATAATGCTGAAATCGAATGGTAATTGGGATAACTATGACAGATTTAGAGATTTTGAAGTTGATGTCATTGTGGTAGATGATAATGCAAACTATGGAATTCTCAGTTCTACAATTGCAGAACAATTATCGATTGATACATCGgataaaattatagaaatcaaatacattgtgaACGAGAATTGTCCTCCAATAGAGATTAGGAATGATATGGGGGTTCGTGCTTACATGGAAACCAAAAAGGAGAATAAAAACTTAGGTTCGTATCCTTTATGTATAAGCGTAAgagatttcaatatggaattggCAATCAACAATGAAAGTACCAGTGCAG GTTCGTCTGGATCCCTAAACTTACTTGAATTTCCATCCTCACCAGCTATAGAGGAAtatcaaagtgaaataataactgaaTCTACGCAAACATATATTGAAGAAGGACAAGTTTATCAGGACAAGCAAACAGTAGCTGCTGCAATGAAGAATTATTCAGTGATGCACAAGTTCCAGTTCAGAGTAAAAAGATCTAGTCATAGAAG CTACTGGCTTATATGTGTTGCTGAAAGCTGTAAATGGCATTTCAAGGCAACGTCAATTAATGATTCGGCAATGTTCAAGATAAGAAGTTTCAGCCGTCAACACACATGCTGCCTAATGGACGAAACATTCATACAGCGCAAACGTACTGCAGCAGTACTTGGTAGCATGGTCGTTCCAAAGTATTGTGATCCTAAGACTGTTTACACACCAAAGGACATACAAACTGACATGTTATCCGAACATGGACTGAACCTAAGCTACATGCAAGcatggagagcaaaggaaaaagCTTTACAGTTTTTGAGAGGGAATCCGTGTGACTCCTACAACaaattacccaaatatttttatattcttgagaagaattatccttgtTTTGTTGTTAAATTGAAGAAGGCAGCAGATGATTGCTTCTTATACGCATTTGTTGCTCTTTGTACATCAATAAATGGTTGGCAACATTGTAGGCCGGTAGTAGTGGTTGATGGGACATTCTTAAAGTCAGCCTACAGGGGGATTATGCTGACAGCAAGCACCATGGATGCAACAG GTACTATTTTTCCCTTGGCATATGCTGTGGTTGATTCTGAAAACGATGCGTCTTGGAAgtggttctttgagcaattcaaggaGGCATATGGTGAAAGACCTTCAATGTGTGTTGTTTCAGATAGGCATGAGA CACGGTCATACACTAtggatgaatttaatgaaaggatgTTGAAGATTGAAGAGGTAGACCTGCGTGTAAAGTCTTACCTATATGATATTGGCTATCATAGATGGTCAAGAGTACATGCAACGGTGAATAGAACTTTTACTATGACGTCAAACATTGCCGAGTCGTTGAATGCTGTAACAAAAGATGCAAGAGAGTTTCCAATATTTGATCTATTTGAGTATATGAGGACTCTTCTTGAACGTTGGACAAAAGAAAAGTTATCGAAGGCAAAGGGTACTTTCACATACCTTGGTCACAAATACAACAAAGAATTGGAAGACAACAGTACATTATCTCAGAAACTAAGG gtgagggcttcaacaGATCATATACATACTGTGTTAGATGGTGTGAAGCGGTACATTGTGTGTCTAGAAAACAAGAAATGTAGCTGTGGACAATTCCAACTTGATGAACTTCCATGTGCGCATGCTTTGGCAGCATTAAGGCATAGGAATGAAACATACGAAAACTATTGCTCTCCGTATTACACAAGGAAGAGCCTTCTGCTTACCTATGAAATGCCAGTAAATCCTCTTCCTGATGAAGGCAAATGGGATGTGCCACAACATATTTTGGATGAGGTAGTAAAGCCACCGGCGGGAGATAAAAGGCAGCTAGGGAGTCCTCACAAGGAAAGATATAAAACATTTGATGAAATAAAGTCAAAGAAATACAAGGTGTCATGTGGCAATTGTGGAGgtgaagggcataacaaaagaaCTTGCAAGAATGCGCCGAAAAAGAAATGA
- the LOC107778077 gene encoding uncharacterized protein LOC107778077 — protein sequence MKLEKRIVQVDGKLDAYRKDVYEELSSLREFIDQSLKGVMNVINKRFDLDESKFAGSSTKNNYQHQGENNQQFQFNAGDQLHGSTSNTATISPEHFQPHVDLYPDFQEAAEAYKAEHLQGNIEEEPVIDEVAEAQQADLHLSTEGEVPQSPIHSVTVTGVVPEGIDKKVVPEGIENKVGHVWRAHTR from the exons ATGAAGTTGGAAAAGAGGATTGTGCAG gTTGATGGAAAGTTAGATGCCTATAGGAAGGATGTTTATGAGGAACTCTCAAGCCTTCGAGAGTTCATAGATCAATctttgaagggtgttatgaaTGTGATAAACAAGAGGTTTGATTTGGACGAGTCAAAG TTTGCTGGTAGttcaacaaaaaataattacCAACATCAAGGAGAGAACAACCAGCAATTCCAGTTCAATGCTGGTGATCAACTGCATGGAAGCACAAGCAATACAG CTACAATTTCTCCAGAACATTTTCAACCACATGTTGACTTATATCCTGACTTCCAAGAAGCAGCTGAGGCATATAAAGCAG AACATCTACAAGGAAATATTGAGGAAGAACCAGTAATTGATGAAGTGGCTGAGGCACAACAAGCAG ATCTACACTTATCTACAGAAGGTGAAGTTCCACAGTCGCCAATTCACAGTGTGACTGTGACTGGAGTTGTTCCTGAAGGCATTGATAAAAAAGTTGTTCCTGAAGGCATTGAAAACAAAG TTGGTCATGTATGGCGAGCCCATACGAGATGA